DNA from Podospora pseudopauciseta strain CBS 411.78 chromosome 5 map unlocalized CBS411.78m_5, whole genome shotgun sequence:
TATTTTTTGTCACAATGGCTGCCAAGTTTGCTTGGAAACAACACGTCCAGGTCCCTCGGGAACCTGACAGTGAGCGTGTACAGTATACGACACGGAGCAGTGCAGCGGCTGTAACCATCGCGAAGGGCAGCATTTAATGGGCTGTAACGGGCAGGCGGGCTGTCATTGATCCCGTTCATCTGCCTTCGCCAAACACTGGTGACTGAGTCGTGTGGTAAGGGTTAGGTAAATAAACGTAATAAGCTAAGCAGTCTGCAAGGCAAAATACCTTAGCTCACAGCGGTCACCGGTCCAATGGAAACGGTGCCTTTCTCACAGTCCTCGTCTCCATCTCCGTCTTCCCTTAAACTGACCTTACCTCGGGAAGAATCCAATTGGGATGAATCGAATTGGGATCACTTTGCGCAGCCATCAACTTCTACAAAAATGTTGGCGGAATTGGGCCCTCCGGACGACACGCGCAAACATCGCCCGCGAGACTCAGCCACGACCGAGTGACAAAGAGTCGTTCATCAGCAGAACAAAAACTTTTTTGTCGCAAAGACGTGGCAAGCAGCCACAAGCGTTCGGTTTTCTGAGGCGACAAGTGCGATTCATGACGGCAAGTAAAACATCCAGAGCTCAGCATGGCAGGGGCACCAGATCTCTGGCCATCGGCATGTTCCGAAGAGGTCAAGTCGATGACGATCCATCTGCAGAGCGGAGATGCATGCTTGTTTCAACGACTTCGATTGGCTGCCCCACTCTCAGTCGCTCGAGCCCAATCCCATCGTTTGATTTTTTGCGAGGCCTCCCCCTCTTCTAAATTCGGGTACCGTTTTGTTTCGGGGCCACGAGATCGGGTCTTCATCGTCTAGTCAGTTTAGTTGGCGGCGCTGTCTGTCAATTCCCCAGCTTTGTATGGAAATGGCCAGACATGAGCTGCAGGTCGTGCCCCCCGCGAAATAAAAGATAAACGGTTGGGCGTCGACTGCCAAATATACCGCTCAGATGACCGCGCGGAGCAGCGGATAGTTCCAAGTTTCGAATAAACTCGAGTGCCAATTCGGCCACGTCGGTCTAGAACAGCTGTCCTGCATCGTGCCAAGTTCCCGGGCCACATTGCTTGGCTTCGTCTTAGACACTGTGTAGCTCTGGGCCTCTCAGCGTCATTGGTAGACCGTCAGCGCTTCCGTCACACCGCCGCAACGAATGGACGGCAGAGCTCACCGTTGCTCATCCCAGTGCTGAACACTGTGGGGCCGTTGCATGGGTCCATTGCTTGTCGAGCTTGTCTGTCCCTGCCAAGGGACGGGAATTGGGGCAGGGCAGTTCATCGCAAGACAAGGGCCCAGCAACAACTGATCTCTTGAACAAGCTGGAgggcggcggctgctgctccctcTGGGCTGGGGAGAGTGTGccttgtttttttgttgttccCTTCCACAAATCTGCCCACCCGGCAAAATCCACATGCCATCATCGTGCGAGCCCCGAGCATCGTGACGGGACGTGGCtgcctctcttcttctttctccctGATTGTCTTTTTATTCCTGCAGCCTCCAGTTTCGTTTCCCCTGGGCAACACGCATTGCGTCATTACTGCAACACGAAGCCCAACTTGGTAATTCTTCGGCCTACAACACATCGCGGGGCCCAGatcacccacccaccttcaccaccctctccttcattGATGTGTTTGCCCAATTGACGAGCAACCACGCCATATCATTTATCTCAACACGTCAGCAACAATGGCGGATCCTGATCCACCAAAACATGAGGTATGTTATGTGTAGAATATTTTTTTGCGCGTCGTGATACAAGACCACTGACCGACCCTGTGCTTGCAGTCGGCCGGCTTGAGTCCCGCCACCAAGGAACGCGATGCGCCCAGCACCGCGACCACAACAACCGGCAATGGCGACCACAAAGCAAGCTCAAAATTCCACCTCGATGTCGAAGACGCCCTGACGCCCGACCCGGGCACCGAGGACATGTTCATTGTCGAGAACAACAAGTTCGCCTACTCCCCCGGACATCTCGCCAAGTTCTTCAACCCAAAGAGTCTCAATGCTTTCTTTGCCGTCGGTGGTTTGGCTGGGTTGGAAAAGGGTCTGCAGACAAACCGCGAGAGCGGTTTGAGTGTCGACGAAACCTCGGTGGGCTCGTCCGTTGCCTTTGAGGAGGTCGCGCCCAAGGGCGTGCCAAAATATGGATCTCATGGCGACACTGAACCCACCGTCAAGGGCGACAATCcggccgccgctgccgctgctgccaatGCCACAACTTCAACTCACGATGCCGGTGGCGCCTTTGCAGACCGCAAGCGCATCTTCAAGGAGAACAGATTgccagagaagaagagcaaaTCGCTGCTGCAGCTCGCCTGGATCACCTACAACGACAAGATCTTGATCTTGCTGAcggccgccgccgttgtATCGCTTGCGCTTGGTCTGTATCAGACTTTTGGTGTCACTCATGAACCGGAGCCGGTTGCACCGGGCCAGCCccctgctgaggagggcgCCAAGGTCGAATGGGTCGAGGGTGTGGCCATCATGGTCGCTATCAtcattgtggtggtggttggtacGTTGAACGACTGGCAAATGGAACGGCAATtcaacaagctcaacaagaaACACAACGATCGCACCGTCAAGGTTATTCGCTCCGGCAAGTCTGCCGAGATCTCCGTCTTTGATAttgtggtgggtgatgtcATGCATCTGAGTCAAGGTGACATGGTGCCGGTCGACGGCATCTTCATCAGTGGGCACGGAGTGAAATGCGACGAGTCTTCGGCTACTGGCGAATCAGATCTCTTGAAAAAGATTTCGGGCGAGGAAGTGTACAGGATCCTCGAGGCCATCTCGAGAGGCGAAGAGGCACCACACGAcatcgagaagctcgacCCATTCATCATCTCCGGCAGCAAGGTCAATGAAGGCACTGGCACCTTTTTGGTCACAGCTGTCGGTGTCAATTCTTGCTACGGACGCACCATGATGTCCTTGCACACCGAGACCGAAGACACGCCTTTGCAAAAGAAGCTCAACCGCCTGGCAGATGGCATTGCCaagtttggtggtggtgctgctttGCTCTTGTTCGTCGTTCTTTTCATCAAGTTTCTTGCCTCCCTCCCGGGCAGCCAGGATACACCTGACCAAAAGGGCCAGACCTTCCTCCGGCTCTTCATCACTGCTGTGacggtcgtcgtcgttgctGTTCCCGAGGGTCTGCCATTGGCTGTCACCCTGGCGCTTGCTTTTGCCACCACCAGGATGATGCGCGACAACAACTTGGTGCGCGTCTTGAAGGCTTGTGAGACGATGGGCAATGCGACGACAGTATGCTCCGACAAGACCGGTACTCTCACACAAAACAAGATGACAGTGGTAGCGACAACACTTGGCAAAAGTATCAGCTTTGGCGGGACCGACGCCCCTCTGGATGACGACCCTGGCATCAAGACCGAAAAGTCCGCTGCCAGCACGGTTCCCAACGTTTCGATTACCGAATTCACCCAGGGCTTGAGCAACACGATCAAGAGGCTTCTTGTGCAGGCAAACGCTGTCAACTCGACTGCTTTTGAGGGCGAATCTGAAGGCGAGAAGACATTTGTTGGGTCCAAGACGGAAGTTGCGCTGCTTGTCCTCAGTCGGGATCACCTCGGCTCCGCCCCTGTCCAGGAGGAGCGGGCCAATTCCAACGTTGTCCAGGTTGTCCCTTTCGATTCGGCTGTCAAGTACATGGCAACCGTCGTCAAGCTCCCCGACGGCAGGTTCCGCGCATACGTCAAAGGTGCCTCCGAGATTCTGTTGGGCAAGTGCTCCAAGGTTATCGCCGATGCCAGTTCCGAGGAGCTTTCCGCCGTGGACATGACGGAAGACGACCGCGAAATGTTCGCCGAGACCATCACTTCATATGCTGGTCAAACCCTCCGCACAATTGGATCCTCGTACCGCGACTTTGAGTCCTGGCCGCCCCCGGAATTGGCTGGGCAGACGGAGCTCACAGCGGCTGAGTTCGACAAGGTTCACAAGGACATGACGCTCCTTGCCATCTTTGGCATCAAGGACCCCCTGAGACCCACCGTCAAGAAGGCTATCGAGGACTGCAAGCGTGCTCACGTCAAGGTTCGCATGGTCACAGGCGACAATCTGCTCACCGGTCGCGCTATCGCCAAGGAATGCGGTATTTACAATCCCAAGGAGGGCGGCATCGCCATGGAGGGCCCCGTTTTCCGTCGCAAGACCCCTGAGGAGTTGAAGGAGCTCGTACCCAAGCTCGAGGTGCTTGCCCGTTCCAGTCCTGAGGACAAGCGTATTCTGGTCAAGACGTTGAAGGATCTCGGTGAAACGGTTGCTGTCACTGGCGACGGTACCAACGATGCCCCGGCTCTCAAGATGGCTGATATCGGCTTTGCCATGGGTATCGCCGGTACTGAAGTCGCCAAGGAGGCTGCCGCTATCATTCTCATGGATGACAACTTTGCTTCCATTGTCAAGGGTATCAGCTGGGGTCGTGCGGTCAATGACGCCGTCAAGAAGTTCCTGCAGGTATGTATGCTCCTCTGATGTCTCTGTTGTGTGATGAACAACGCTGACATGTTCCAAAGTTCCAACTCACGGTCAACGTCACCGCCGTGGTCGTCACCTTCGTTACAGCAGTTGCCAGCGACAAGGAGGAATCCGTCCTCAACGCTGTTCAACTTCTTTGGGTCAACCTCATCATGGACACGTTTGccgcccttgcccttgccacTGATCCTCCCACCGATTCAATTCTCAACCGCGCTCCCGACAAGAAGACAGCCCCACTGATCAACACTCGAATGGGTAAGATGATCATCGGTCAAGCCATCTGCCAGCTCGCCATTACGCTCGTCCTGCATTTTGCCGGTCCCACGTTGATGGGCTACGATATGACCAACCTCGATCAGCAAGAGCACATGAAGACCCTCGTGTTCAACACGTTTGTCTGGCTCCAGATCTTCAACCAGCTCAACAGCCGCCGTCTTGATAACCACATCAACATTTTTGAAGGCATTACTCGCAACCGGTTTTACATCGTTATCAATCTGATCATGATCGGTGGCCaggtcctcatcatcttcgtgGGCGGTGCCGCCTTTGGAATCCGTCCTCTCACCGGAAAGGAGTGGGGTATTTCTATTGGACTGGGTGCCATCTCCGTCCCCTGGGGTATCCTGATTCGCAAGTTCCCTGATGCGTGGGCCGCCGCCTTGACTCCTCACATCAAGTTCCCCAAGCTCCGTCTCCGTAAGAGcaggaagaaggatgacTTGGAGAAGACGTCGGAGGATGCTGAAGCGCAGAAATCAAAGGACCTCGTGACGGATAGCGAGAGCGAACGTTTTGGCCCGCCATTGAGGACGCTGACTAGTATTCGCGGCAAGCGGGCCTCGACACATATTCGCCGGGGTTTCAGAGAGTACATGCACGACAAGAAGACGCAAGTCAAGGACAAGGTTGCCGGAGGGAGCACCACCAATGTTGCTCCCGAGGGGGCTGCGCCAGTGAATGGCACAGGAGGGGTTGCAAAGAAGGCCTAGGTGGACTACAAGTTTGGGGATGCCTCCTGAGCCAGGGGGGTTTCGATAATGGCGGGGTTTTTGTGTTGCGTGCGAAAAAAAGATACGGACTCGGGATGAaattttgtttttggttgACATGGGCTTAGCAGGATTTGTTGTTGGGAACACATACATACGGATACCCCTGGTTTTTTTTCGTTGCTTTTGCGATGTGGGTTGTCGGATGAGGGAGAGATGAATCTGGCCGCTGCTGTTTTATAGGTACTTGATGGTAGTACGGCTTCTTTTAATGACGTCGCTTTTGAcgcttcttttcttgtgtAGCGCCAGCGGATTGGTATCtttgtggtgggtgggatgggatgggatgggaaggaaTGGGAATATGAATATAAAGAGTGAAAAGAAGTTTTACttggtgatgtgatggtgggTAGTGAGATGCCACGTCGGTGACGAAATTACTTGTGACAATCCAAAGGTGACTCGGTGAGCTTCTACATTCAACggccccaaaaaaaaaccactTGTTTGTGGAGTTAAAATCTAGAAAACTCACAGGATAAGGAAGAAGTCCGTCAAAGTTTCTACACAAACTTTTGTTGTTTTCCAGGTTATTAAGAGGTTTGATAGTGTGGTTGGGAGTGGTTATATTGCGGAAGGTTAGAAGTGCTATTGCACAAGTAATTTTGTCGCCCAGGTAGAATGTTTTGTTCCATTTGATGGGTCTATTCTTCCTTGCTGGGATGATGTTCAAGGCGCGGGGTGAGAGAGATTGGAATAATTTGAAAGGCCCTCGTGGAACGCTACTGAACTTGGCATCTTTTGTTGCTTGGGATAACAGCATCCCGCATACCAACACTCTAACCGTTCCTGTGCTGTTGACCTTAGTCCTATCTGGCGGTAGGATCGTACTTGATGCTACCCGCGCATGTTCTCTTCCCGCAGTCGACTGCCCTGTAGGCTGCAACCTCTTTTGTGGACCCGTCCGGGTTGGTTACGGCTGTGGTGAACTTTCCGGTGGAGCACCTGCCACGGTCAGTACTCAACACAAGTGGGtgtggggtggtggtagtaGTTGCATGGTGACTTTTGGATACTGTTATTACTCTGGTTGGGAATGTGTTGAAGGAGGTTTGGAAGCTGATTGGAGATACGAAGGAGAGAATgagtttgggttttgggagaAAGGTCTTGCTTTTTATAATTGATGGTATACGCCTGCTCAGACATCATTAGGGTGCTGGGCTGTCTTTTTGTCCGAGGCTTTGATAAGGCGTTGATGCCCCCCGCCCCGGGCGAGGCGAGCGGCGCTTGCTGtttggggaaagggggatgaccatcatgttgttggtgatacGGAAGCCGGGCACGGAGAAGGTGCACTTTTGTAATTCATTGGGTGAGATTGTCCTGGTGGCTGGAGTATTGAGGCTTCTGCGGTTCGgaagaaagaaggaaaacTTTGAGCAGAAAGATGATCGAACCGGAAATCTCGAGCCCATTGTCGGATCCACTTCTTAGGCGTAGCATAATCTGTATAGGTGAGCCCCTTACCACTTGATCAAGCAGCCGTTGGGTGGCTTCGATGTCTGCTCCTGCCGACACTCGGCCCTTGTGCGTTGCTCGTGCCTGTTGCTCTGGGAGGGCAGGTGCGAGCGGCTCACGGTACAGCAGACGAACGAGATGTGAACTATGGACGTTGAGGCACGTGACAGCTGCCGACGAACGGAACTACGTGGGGTTTAATTTTCCATTCTCATTAAAGAGCTAGAAGTCTCAAGACATTCCGCAGAGTTGCAATTCTTACCTTCTCAGTCTTGAAGGCAGCAAAATCGGCAGACAAGTCAGCAACCCCCCGGCAATTTAGCTAGGCAGAtctttccccctcccacatgAGGAAACTCGCAAGTCCTGCCATCTAGAATCTAGAACCCCACACTACGACCCAACAACAGACGCCCCGTTCCGATACCAAGGCTGATTGCCGAGACTCTTTTTTCACGACAGAGACTTCTGCGTTAGGTGCCGAGGAGAACATGTGGTTGGGATGCTGTGTAACAAGCCACATGTGGGCTTCATTGGAGGGCGCAGGGTCTGGTAGCTcaaaaggaggagatgagTAAGCGTCTACCACACCACCCAGGTGAGGGGCTATTTATCTGTTGATGGGAAATGTGTTCGGGGCATTGAGGCCCGGAATCGGATAGATTtcctgagggggagggagtttggtacggggagagggaggtctGATAGGTCGAGCCGCGTGGGAAGGCATGTGGTTGAAGGGGTTCAGTCATATCAGATTTTCTGTGtggatggaggagaaggggtgAGCTGTGAGATACTACCCATTAGTTTTGTGGCGGACCAACAGACGGGACTATCGCTTTGTGCATGATGGCTTTTGGTTAATGTTGGTAGTAGCTACTACGTGTGACTCCAACCTCCATGTCAGATATTAACTAGCCACCCGTGCATGGACATAAATTGGTCTTTTCATCCATCCCCTCTCTTAACCGCCCCTCTTGTTTGCTTCCCACTTCCTTTCTTCACATCCCCTCCGCAGCAAAAGACGCCCCACCCGGTGACCATCATGAACCACCTCctatccctctccctcctggGAGTAGCagccctctccaaccccctcccccaacccgGACCAAACCCCAACGACCCCAACgacccctttccccccctaCCCCCCGACCTCACCTTCGACGACATCGCCGAGTTCCCCACCTTCAACGGCACAGGCGCAACAATGCTCCGCTTCGGCTGCCACCAGCTCGTAATCGACCGCATCGACCCCCTCGTCAACCCCCGCGccgtcccctccccccaccagcaccaaatcGTCGGCGGCGACGCATTCGACGCGTACATGCCCCTCAAGGACATCGCCAAACGCTCCTCCTGCACCGGCTGCTCGTACAGCGACGACTTTAGCAACTACTGGACTTCCAACTTGTACTTCAGAGCACGGAATGGTAGTTACAAACGAGTCAAACAGATTCCGAATAACCTGCAGTTTAACGATACCTTTACCACGCAGacggagggggggttgacggCGTATTATGTCAGTCCTGGGCAGGGGGAGCAGGGGGTGAAGGCTTTCAAGCCGGGGTTTAGGATGTTTTTTGGGGATGCGGCGTTGAGGGCGAGGCCGACGACGGGGTTCAATTTGAGCAGGCAGACTTGTTTCAGGTGTTATACTGGGCcggggtttgagggggatAATCTGCCTCCGTGTCAGGATCCGGCGGTGGATAGTTGGGGGTTGCCGCAGAGGAAGTGTTTTGGGATTAGGTGAGcggttttgttttggtgagATGGAAGAGAAAAGTTTGCTGATGATTGTTGCTGGGACTAGGAGCAATATCCTGTTTCCGACGTGAGTCCTCTTTCCACGCCCTTTGATACTCTTGCCGGCTTCGGCGTCGGCGACTAACAAGACCAAAGCTGCTGGGACGGCGTCACACTTGACACCCCCGACCACAAATCCCACGTCGCCTACCCCCTCGAGGGACCCCAACCATTCAGCGCCTTCCGCACCGCCGAAGCATgtcctccttctcacccGGTCAAGATTCCTCAGGTCATGTTGGAGATCGTCTGggacaccacccccttcaacGACCCTGAGCTCTGGCCTGTCGACGGCTCTCAGCCGTTTGTCTTGTCGACTGGTGACCGCTCGGGCTACAGCCAGCATGCGGATTACGTCTTTGGGTGGAAGGGACAGGAGCTGCAAAAGGCGATGAATGCCGGCTGTGCGGCAGCGAATTGTCCCGGGATCAAGGTGCAGAGTTTGAAGAAGGCCAACAAGTGCAAGGTGAAGccgttggtgaaggagaagtcCGAGGGGTGTAAGTTTTGTTTCTTAGACACTGCGTGTGATGTGACGTGGGAGCTGACAAGACTGGACGATAGGGTTGAGTGCGTTGCCTGGTGGGATTCAGGCTCAGTGAGATGTAGTGGCCATCCAAGTTTATGTGACCGGGGAGAAGAAAGCTCACCCATAGTTTCAAGACTTTGCATCACCCATTGGTGGCTGGATTGCGTGGATGTGAAGATGTGTGAATGACTGGAGCAATGCTCCCCAGTCCCAATCTTCCTCGGCCAGAGGAGGTACCTATGGAGCGGTCCCTTGCCTGGACCGAGCGCTACCATGATTGCAACCACCCCACACACACTGACATATAGACAACCATTCTACATCCGAACGCCCACAGCTCAAGGTTACATGCCAGGATTCAACCCGCATCCGATAGCTATGCCAGGCCAGGGCTCCAAGAGCCAAACACTCAGCTGAGGAACATTCGGGTGAGTTAAAGCCCATCACTTCCCAACTCGAGGACCCTCCTTCGCTACACACACCCATTTCAAAGCCACCACGTGCATTTGCCGTGCCCTTACTCCAGACCAACCGGACTCTGCCAGCCTCGTTCTCAAGAAACTCACGGATGCAGGGCCAAGATGGAGCTCACCCCGTAGCTATAAGCCAATTGTTACTTGTCTGATGAGGGGGCACGTAGACATATATAACTCGCCCCCGTCTTGGCACTATGAAGTCATCATGACACCCAGAATTTGATGCCTGGGCGATGGATAGGATCTCGGTTAAGATTCGGGATCGATCCACTTGATTGGTATCCAAGTACCTGACCAAACCCCAAGGGGACTTGTTAAGATTTCCACTCGTTTTGAGATGGTGGAATGGAAGGATCATTTCCTCCGGTGTCCGAAAGCACGCGGGGGAATCATCGTCCCATGTGGTTCCTGGATTTGATCAGTGTTTCATTTCATCGATGTTTCCACTTTTCTTGCTTTGCCCTTGAACCCTGAAGTGCGCTATCCGAATCGCTCATGTTGAACACCACGGGAAAGGAAGGATGGGAATTCATGGAAAGCTGGTTTGTTGCATCCATCCTCCTGACTTttgatgagggggggggtggtggagggggggaaataCGACGGCGAGTCGGCAATTGGCTCTCCTCACCGCTTCCCTCTTTTCGGATATCTTCCTTCCCGTCAGGCCTCACCACTGCTACCCTGTGCGTGCGGATACGGTGTTGCGAGCGAGCGAGCGAGCAAAgaatccccctccctcggtGGACTACAAGGCCCCTATCACGGATATCTTTATGGcagctggagggggtgttttgTCAGAGGCCAGCTGATGTGCTGCAAAGGAGGGTCTTGGGTGTCATTCTCGGCTGCGCGGCTGGTGCTGGGACCAGGCTTGCTGCCCTGGGCTGGCTGGCCACACACACGGCTTCCCGTCGTTGCATCACGCACGCCCTGCTTCCACCACTGCACTGCGAGGCCCCCCTCCGAGACGCAAGCAACACTTGCACTGCAGGGCGGGCATAGCCGCTCTCGTGTCGATGTATCTTTACATACTTCGTACGGAGTATGCACCGGCGTTTATCCGGCCGATCAACTGCCCTTCTTACCCTTCGAGACCTATGCCCTGTTTTCGCTTCCGCGACTTTCTTCTTCCATGTCAATCGCTCGTTGGTCGCGGCTGCTCAGGCCAATTACCCGATGGATGCAATGTCATGCATTTATTACACTACACCGGTCAGCGATGATAGTGTGTGTGATGAAAGCATCCAGTACAGTGTCGAGAGTGTTGAAAAGCGCAATGCGGGTGGAGGCAACCGAGATGTAACTAATAAACGGAGTGAGCCGACAATGACGACGCCGCAGCTGCGGGCTCCGCACTGGCGTTTGGTGCGCGGCACCCACCCGGCCGCccggttttgggggggagaggaagggggacaGGCAGGTAGAGAAACCCCACCCAAAGCTTATTAACACCACTAAGTTAATTTGCTTGGGGCTAGCCAGGTACACTGCAACTACCTTAGTCAGGGGAAGGAAAGTGGAAAAACAATGCTTTTGTTTTGCGCgcaaaaaatagaaaaaagtAACACAAATGTGAAATATACACTCTATATACGTGGGGGTAGCGTCgtggccaagaagagaaCAACAATGCGAAACAAACACAAACACTCCCCCAGGTGGTGCGCGCAACAATGCCCTGGGAGGGATTTGGGTGATTGAGTAATCCAAGCCTGTGTGTGATCTGCTAGTCGCCGCCGGCAGCCCACGCCGGGCCAATCCCTACTACTGCCGGGTCGGGATTCTTCGAGCCcaggggggcgggggactGGCCGCCGGGGACCCGGAACCTCTCTGGAGAGGTCACGGATCGCCCGGACCGCTGTATGCGCTGCGAATTACCTCGAAACACACATTTTCTTATTTTCCTCTCACTCACCCACTTgtcaccaccagccctccatccctcctccctcgcatACACTACCATTACACCATTCAGACTATCCAACCGCGAACAGCCATCTTGGCCGATGCCCTGATTGATCAGATACGCTACCTCGGAACAGCCTAGTGGGCGAGTCTAGCGCGCGTAATCCTGCAGAGCAACTGGGACCATTCTGGGCTGCAGCAGTGCAGCAGAGCTCACCCGCCCCCCCTGAGGTGTGCTGccccgctgccgctgccgctgcctgTGTGTGCTGAGGCACCCCAACGGCAACCGGGATGGCTCCGCGATCCAATGGCGGAGGACGGAGCTTGGAGGTGTCGGCTCGTTCGGTGAGGAGTCcgcccttttttcttttcttcaatTCCCAACTCCCAGCGGTTGTCGGTGGAAGGGTGGCTTGGGGCCAGACCAGAACAAGGCAGGGGCCGACCACTGAGAACTGACAGTCACATCTCAGATTTCTTCCTTCAGAGGGGCAGCACCAACAGCGATGGATGACCTGCACAGTTCCCCACCATTGGTTGGTTGTGTTAGCCAGCTGGGGTTCCACTCTGATGCCACTGTTCCTGGGACTCCCCCCGGCGTATGCAGGGCTACGAACATGGCGTGTGCACACGGGGAACTGACCCAGGTCTCCCGGGGGCTTGGTCACACGACGGCCCGATGTCCTCTTTTGGTGGCCCTCTCACGTCTCTGCTGCCTCTGTCGCCTCTGGAGCAAATTCCGAACCCCCTGACAGACACTACAGCATACAGCACGGCACTAGACACCTC
Protein-coding regions in this window:
- the PMC1_2 gene encoding plasma membrane calcium (SMCOG1037:heavy metal translocating P-type ATPase; EggNog:ENOG503NX5D; antiSMASH:Cluster_4; COG:P); this translates as MADPDPPKHESAGLSPATKERDAPSTATTTTGNGDHKASSKFHLDVEDALTPDPGTEDMFIVENNKFAYSPGHLAKFFNPKSLNAFFAVGGLAGLEKGLQTNRESGLSVDETSVGSSVAFEEVAPKGVPKYGSHGDTEPTVKGDNPAAAAAAANATTSTHDAGGAFADRKRIFKENRLPEKKSKSLLQLAWITYNDKILILLTAAAVVSLALGLYQTFGVTHEPEPVAPGQPPAEEGAKVEWVEGVAIMVAIIIVVVVGTLNDWQMERQFNKLNKKHNDRTVKVIRSGKSAEISVFDIVVGDVMHLSQGDMVPVDGIFISGHGVKCDESSATGESDLLKKISGEEVYRILEAISRGEEAPHDIEKLDPFIISGSKVNEGTGTFLVTAVGVNSCYGRTMMSLHTETEDTPLQKKLNRLADGIAKFGGGAALLLFVVLFIKFLASLPGSQDTPDQKGQTFLRLFITAVTVVVVAVPEGLPLAVTLALAFATTRMMRDNNLVRVLKACETMGNATTVCSDKTGTLTQNKMTVVATTLGKSISFGGTDAPLDDDPGIKTEKSAASTVPNVSITEFTQGLSNTIKRLLVQANAVNSTAFEGESEGEKTFVGSKTEVALLVLSRDHLGSAPVQEERANSNVVQVVPFDSAVKYMATVVKLPDGRFRAYVKGASEILLGKCSKVIADASSEELSAVDMTEDDREMFAETITSYAGQTLRTIGSSYRDFESWPPPELAGQTELTAAEFDKVHKDMTLLAIFGIKDPLRPTVKKAIEDCKRAHVKVRMVTGDNLLTGRAIAKECGIYNPKEGGIAMEGPVFRRKTPEELKELVPKLEVLARSSPEDKRILVKTLKDLGETVAVTGDGTNDAPALKMADIGFAMGIAGTEVAKEAAAIILMDDNFASIVKGISWGRAVNDAVKKFLQFQLTVNVTAVVVTFVTAVASDKEESVLNAVQLLWVNLIMDTFAALALATDPPTDSILNRAPDKKTAPLINTRMGKMIIGQAICQLAITLVLHFAGPTLMGYDMTNLDQQEHMKTLVFNTFVWLQIFNQLNSRRLDNHINIFEGITRNRFYIVINLIMIGGQVLIIFVGGAAFGIRPLTGKEWGISIGLGAISVPWGILIRKFPDAWAAALTPHIKFPKLRLRKSRKKDDLEKTSEDAEAQKSKDLVTDSESERFGPPLRTLTSIRGKRASTHIRRGFREYMHDKKTQVKDKVAGGSTTNVAPEGAAPVNGTGGVAKKA
- a CDS encoding uncharacterized protein (COG:S; EggNog:ENOG503P00U; antiSMASH:Cluster_4), with translation MDINWSFHPSPLLTAPLVCFPLPFFTSPPQQKTPHPVTIMNHLLSLSLLGVAALSNPLPQPGPNPNDPNDPFPPLPPDLTFDDIAEFPTFNGTGATMLRFGCHQLVIDRIDPLVNPRAVPSPHQHQIVGGDAFDAYMPLKDIAKRSSCTGCSYSDDFSNYWTSNLYFRARNGSYKRVKQIPNNLQFNDTFTTQTEGGLTAYYVSPGQGEQGVKAFKPGFRMFFGDAALRARPTTGFNLSRQTCFRCYTGPGFEGDNLPPCQDPAVDSWGLPQRKCFGIRSNILFPTCWDGVTLDTPDHKSHVAYPLEGPQPFSAFRTAEACPPSHPVKIPQVMLEIVWDTTPFNDPELWPVDGSQPFVLSTGDRSGYSQHADYVFGWKGQELQKAMNAGCAAANCPGIKVQSLKKANKCKVKPLVKEKSEGWLSALPGGIQAQ